A DNA window from Procambarus clarkii isolate CNS0578487 chromosome 75, FALCON_Pclarkii_2.0, whole genome shotgun sequence contains the following coding sequences:
- the LOC138356915 gene encoding submandibular gland secretory Glx-rich protein CA-like, producing the protein MTVETVTPSPTPQEKQKRRPEIEEAARRPLRKQGTRKRAQNPQSEQPFSTAPLGHHDHHEPHQQPSPHCGKPSAEERTEVKREPQPSAVGGTWTSATTVSGESDASGTSPSTSQDAQSLNSPTSAKAEEERRERLSTGCTPSEPDAEPETQATWAGRTDTRRRMAAASTEGETGPRIAGGPTATPSIYHSCDKTRAQGEAQQQETKKTSTPRRDHPEDPREQLEQRYEQEDHPAALQHPEEGPQHPEDCRVMQREPHQLTGRPQHHPWNPPPQGAEENPPPGTGSPEGPHPQNTRQPDAPTGHTENMFGVGGHSTPGHSTPEARLKKEYPT; encoded by the coding sequence ATGACCGTCGAGACGGTAACACCATCTCCGACACCGCAGGAGAAACAGAAGAGACGGCCGGAGatagaagaggcggcaagacggcCGCTGaggaaacagggaacgaggaagAGGGcacagaacccccagagcgagcagccATTTTCAACAGCACCACTAGGTCACCACGATCACCATGAACCCCATCAGCAACCATCCCCCCACTGTGGAAAACCCTCGGCAGAAGAAAGAACAGAAGTTAAACGTGAGCCACAGCCATCCGCAGTCGGAGGCACATGGACCTCAGCCACCACCGTCTCAGGAGAGAGTGACGCTTCCGGAACCTCCCCGTCGACATCGCAAGACGCACAGTCGCTAAATTCCCCCACATCCGCCAAGGCAGAAGAGGAACGACGAGAACGCTTAAGCACCGGATGCACACCATCAGAGCCAGATGCAGAGCCAGAAACACAGGCAACATGGGCCGGGCGCACAGACACTCGACGCAGAATGGCAGCAGCTTCAACCGAAGGGGAAACTGGGCCTCGCATAGCAGGAGGGCCCACAGCCACCCCCAGCATCTACCACAGCTGTGACAAGACGAGGGCGCAGGGCGAGGCAcagcagcaggagacgaagaAGACGTCGACGCCTCGCAGAGACCACCCGGAAGACCCACGGGAGCAGTTGGAACAGCGATATGAGCAGGAAGATCACCCGGCGGCActgcaacacccggaggaggggccACAACATCCAGAGGATTGCCGGGTGATGCAGCGGGAGCCGCATCAGCTAACGGGACGTCCACAGCATCACCCATGGAATCCTCCCCCACAGGGAGCAGAGGAAAATCCTCCTCCTGGAACAGGTTCACCGGAGGGACCGCATCCCCagaacacccggcagcctgatgccccaacaggccacaccgaaaACATGTTCGGGGTTGGCGGACATAGTACACCCGG